One Armatimonadota bacterium DNA window includes the following coding sequences:
- a CDS encoding sugar phosphate isomerase/epimerase, whose translation MKLAVYTVMIGPSNVEAAADMVANAGYDGIEWRIHPEWHISPADLPRHAKQYAQLAEERGIATSGFSTYIPISDLKTLDAVFAGAAEMEAMEVRVNVPRYDGKKPYPRLLDEAKRDLKGVADLAKRHGIKATVEMHHGGIIIDSAYSMRLVEGFDPAQIGVIYDPGNMVHEGFERWQMGMELLGDYLARVHVKNAKWVSGPKDSQGMGRWKAEWAPLDDGVVHWGDVINALKAVGYEGWLSLEDFHSGMPVDRRLKSAQELLTRLIKD comes from the coding sequence ATGAAGCTCGCGGTCTACACCGTGATGATCGGACCGTCCAATGTGGAGGCCGCAGCCGACATGGTGGCCAACGCAGGCTATGACGGTATCGAGTGGCGCATCCATCCCGAATGGCACATTTCGCCCGCCGACCTTCCTCGCCATGCCAAGCAGTACGCGCAATTAGCCGAAGAGCGCGGCATCGCAACCAGCGGATTCTCGACCTACATTCCCATAAGCGATCTAAAGACTCTCGACGCCGTGTTCGCAGGCGCCGCCGAGATGGAGGCAATGGAGGTTCGGGTCAACGTGCCTCGATACGACGGCAAGAAGCCCTATCCGAGGCTGCTGGACGAGGCCAAGCGCGACCTGAAGGGCGTGGCCGACTTGGCAAAGAGGCACGGCATCAAAGCGACCGTAGAGATGCACCACGGCGGGATCATTATCGATTCGGCCTATTCGATGCGCCTGGTCGAGGGCTTTGACCCGGCACAAATCGGCGTCATCTACGACCCGGGCAACATGGTGCACGAAGGCTTCGAGCGTTGGCAAATGGGCATGGAGCTTCTGGGCGATTACTTAGCCCGAGTGCACGTCAAGAACGCAAAGTGGGTCAGCGGGCCGAAGGATTCGCAGGGAATGGGTCGTTGGAAGGCCGAGTGGGCGCCTTTGGACGACGGCGTCGTGCATTGGGGCGACGTGATCAATGCGCTTAAAGCCGTCGGATACGAAGGCTGGCTGTCGCTAGAGGACTTTCATTCCGGTATGCCGGTCGATCGAAGGCTCAAGTCGGCTCAAGAACTTTTAACCCGCTTGATAAAAGATTGA
- the rfbD gene encoding dTDP-4-dehydrorhamnose reductase — protein sequence MRVLVTGGTGLLGKEAVAALYSHTVLAPRRADLDVANADQTIDFVRASVPDVVIHCAAMARVDECEQNPEAAFRINAEGGANLATACRGAKCHLIAVSTDYVFDGEKGAPYHEFDAVNPINVYGRSKLEAERAIQRILPDAAIVRTAWLFGLGPCFAARAIQMAQEGQRMRFVDDKWGSPTYTVDLANQIAKIAENRLRGVFHIVNDGRATWKEVAEQAFKSMGLTHTVVGISKSDWPTPAERPTDTSLVSYRSGWNGLPPMRPWQDAMDDWASIFYQAG from the coding sequence ATGAGAGTCTTGGTCACGGGCGGCACGGGTTTGTTGGGGAAGGAAGCGGTCGCCGCGCTCTATTCTCACACTGTTTTGGCGCCGCGCCGCGCCGATCTTGACGTTGCCAATGCCGATCAGACGATCGATTTCGTCCGAGCCTCAGTGCCCGATGTCGTTATCCACTGTGCGGCGATGGCGCGGGTTGACGAGTGCGAGCAGAACCCCGAGGCCGCCTTTCGAATCAATGCCGAGGGCGGGGCGAACCTCGCAACCGCATGCCGAGGAGCAAAATGCCATTTGATCGCCGTCTCGACGGACTACGTTTTTGACGGCGAGAAGGGCGCGCCGTATCACGAGTTCGACGCCGTCAACCCGATCAATGTCTATGGCCGATCGAAATTAGAAGCGGAGCGAGCGATCCAGCGCATCCTTCCCGACGCGGCGATCGTGCGCACGGCTTGGCTGTTCGGCTTGGGGCCGTGCTTTGCGGCTCGCGCGATCCAGATGGCGCAAGAGGGACAGCGCATGCGGTTTGTAGACGACAAGTGGGGCAGTCCGACCTACACGGTCGATCTTGCCAACCAAATTGCCAAGATCGCGGAGAATCGGTTGAGAGGCGTCTTCCATATCGTTAACGATGGCCGTGCAACATGGAAGGAGGTTGCCGAGCAAGCGTTCAAATCGATGGGCCTGACGCACACGGTTGTCGGCATCTCAAAGTCGGATTGGCCGACGCCCGCCGAAAGACCGACCGATACATCGCTCGTCTCGTATCGAAGCGGTTGGAACGGCTTGCCGCCCATGCGGCCTTGGCAGGATGCAATGGACGACTGGGCGTCAATCTTTTATCAAGCGGGTTAA
- the uppP gene encoding undecaprenyl-diphosphatase UppP — MSLLEALFLGVIQGLTEFLPISSSGHLILGREWFGISAGSPEVELMFDLALHIGTVCALILYFWRDLWTYLQAGLSRSPARSTDRKMAYAIVLGCIPAGLVGLFFSDQIEAVFRGQNKIIAAFLIGFGLLMYLADYLGKKERPLGKVGFWDAILIGCAQALALMPGVSRSGSTLTMGLFLGLQREAAARFSFLMSVPITLAAAVFSFKKAMDAGIPNDMIAPMIAGALASMIVGMACIAFLLAYLRTKTTLPFTVYRAIVGIASLVKFW; from the coding sequence TTGAGCCTGCTCGAGGCCCTCTTTCTAGGCGTGATTCAGGGTTTGACCGAGTTTCTCCCGATCTCAAGCTCGGGCCACTTGATTTTGGGGCGAGAGTGGTTCGGGATCAGCGCCGGGTCGCCCGAAGTCGAACTGATGTTCGATTTGGCGCTGCACATAGGCACGGTCTGCGCCCTGATTCTCTACTTTTGGCGGGACTTGTGGACCTACCTTCAAGCTGGGCTGAGCCGATCTCCTGCGAGATCGACAGATCGGAAGATGGCGTATGCGATCGTACTCGGCTGCATCCCGGCCGGGTTGGTCGGGCTGTTCTTTAGCGATCAGATCGAGGCGGTCTTCCGAGGACAGAACAAAATTATCGCCGCGTTCCTGATCGGCTTTGGGTTACTGATGTATCTGGCTGACTATTTGGGAAAGAAGGAGCGACCGCTCGGCAAAGTGGGTTTTTGGGATGCCATTCTCATTGGATGCGCGCAGGCGCTTGCGCTGATGCCGGGCGTCTCGCGCTCGGGCAGTACTTTGACAATGGGGCTGTTCCTCGGTCTTCAGCGCGAGGCGGCGGCGCGGTTTTCGTTCTTGATGTCTGTGCCGATCACCTTGGCCGCGGCGGTTTTTTCGTTCAAAAAGGCGATGGACGCGGGCATTCCGAACGACATGATCGCGCCGATGATTGCGGGCGCTTTGGCGTCGATGATCGTGGGGATGGCCTGTATCGCTTTCTTGCTGGCCTATCTTCGAACTAAGACGACCCTGCCCTTCACCGTTTACCGCGCCATCGTCGGCATCGCATCTCTGGTAAAGTTCTGGTAG
- a CDS encoding AI-2E family transporter produces MKPTESVPQPWAFSLLWLLVRLALIAVVLYVAWQSLHVAGLMLVSGAFAYILCPVVDTVCRYKPTSIPPLIWRGFVTLLAVVGLVVLIILGARAFVSPFVQETKKFIDNSSKHQAKVEAFIEDISAAYDDWYKSLPEGTQEWAEKQREEMSTAVGSLFGNIGEWTKNIGRRTGAYFNFLIELLLAPVLIFYLVYDSRLLRRSLRKEIMLMVPRRHVRLATKIATETNAIMRAFIVGQLILCVIAGVAMGIGLALFGVPYALTMALFAGVARAIPVIGSALAGVPITLMALVVTDVPTAVGVAIFITVLFFIEHKMIMPKIIGDSVDLHPAMVILILLVVGKFFGLMGMFFGVPVAVIARNVALWYNKTYRPKEFVEVTP; encoded by the coding sequence GTGAAGCCGACCGAGAGCGTCCCACAGCCCTGGGCATTCAGCCTTCTTTGGCTGTTGGTGCGCTTGGCGCTGATCGCGGTCGTGCTGTACGTTGCGTGGCAATCGTTGCACGTGGCCGGATTGATGCTTGTGTCGGGTGCGTTCGCCTATATACTCTGCCCTGTCGTCGATACCGTTTGCCGCTACAAACCGACCTCGATTCCGCCTCTCATTTGGCGGGGGTTTGTTACGTTGTTGGCCGTCGTCGGTCTGGTCGTTCTCATAATTCTAGGGGCTCGCGCGTTTGTGTCGCCGTTCGTGCAAGAAACGAAGAAGTTCATTGACAACTCTTCGAAGCACCAAGCCAAGGTCGAGGCGTTTATCGAGGACATTTCTGCCGCATACGACGATTGGTACAAGTCGCTGCCTGAGGGAACGCAGGAGTGGGCGGAGAAGCAGCGGGAGGAGATGAGCACAGCGGTTGGATCGCTCTTTGGGAATATAGGGGAATGGACGAAGAACATCGGACGGCGCACGGGCGCCTATTTTAACTTTCTGATCGAACTCTTGCTTGCGCCCGTTTTGATCTTCTATCTGGTTTACGACAGTCGCCTGCTTCGCCGGAGTTTGAGGAAGGAGATTATGCTGATGGTGCCGCGCCGGCACGTTCGGCTGGCTACCAAGATTGCGACCGAGACCAACGCCATCATGCGGGCCTTCATCGTCGGGCAACTGATTCTCTGCGTGATCGCCGGGGTGGCGATGGGGATCGGCCTGGCGCTGTTCGGGGTGCCTTATGCGCTGACCATGGCGCTGTTCGCAGGCGTTGCGCGGGCGATACCGGTCATCGGCTCGGCGCTGGCGGGCGTACCGATCACGTTGATGGCGCTGGTCGTAACCGATGTGCCGACCGCCGTGGGCGTGGCGATTTTCATCACCGTGCTGTTCTTCATCGAGCACAAGATGATCATGCCGAAAATTATCGGCGACAGCGTCGATCTTCATCCGGCCATGGTCATCTTGATCTTGCTGGTGGTCGGCAAGTTCTTTGGCCTGATGGGGATGTTTTTCGGGGTTCCGGTCGCTGTGATCGCGCGCAACGTCGCGCTTTGGTATAACAAAACCTATCGGCCTAAGGAGTTTGTCGAGGTGACGCCTTGA